cctttcatgttattttattttattctgtttttctctttattatatGTTATCACAATATCATTACACTTTCTCCCACTCTCCCAACTTGAATTCCAAATGGAACCCAACCTGTTCATGTTGAAAGCGACTATATATGGGCGAGCTGTTTGAAAGTTTCTGTAAATGCACCTATCTACTACGTATACATGGCGTTTAAGTTCAggtataaaaataagtaaatatctGGCATTCCCATTTGAATTTAGGAAAAATGTTATAGATTATTTGGTTTTGGAATAGATTTGAGTGGtagaaagaaaaactaaagaaaaaaatagaaaataatagatgcaataaataaatattgtaataagaaaaaaaacaaaaaaaaaaacttcaattcCACTATATTTTTTCTAGAATTGGAGTgcataaaagagagaaaaattatgttgcgtgatatattttagttagtttttagttttttttactagttaaaaaatttgttcaaCGGTttcataaataagtttttttagaaacttttatttaaaatgttagtttataacttttaattttttatatttttatccttaatatatttatcaaatttcctgattattcttttattatgattttattatttatgtcattttatattttttaactatttgaataactaattttactgaacacataatttaataaattagttattcAGTTTCTGTTCCAACTTTCACCAACCAGCTAGTTTTTTCAGCTTTTAATCATTTCTTAGTTTTCAATTATCTTTTAAgccaattttatcaaacatagttaaaaggggaaaaaaattaagagagagaaactgatatgataaaaatggaatagaaaagagaattgatgtataaatataattaatgaaagaaaataaattaaaatgctaGAAAATACTATATTTATAAGATTGTTTAACTTATTCCAAATAAAAATGTAGTTAAACAGTCTTATCCTGCAATCAAGAAATTATTAATCATCTTACAAAAGATAGtacatcaataatttattatcaaattgtttaatttcatgtttatttagaataaatatattaagacatccaaatatttattttataatgaatttataagattaatttggtggagaaagaagaagaaacgaTACATGAAAAAATTGTAGGTTCAAATTCTTtcactaacaaaaaattaacaactaacaatttgttgttatttttttatatctatgaTAAATGATACATAAGTATGATAAATGATACGTGAcaagaagaaagagataaaacacaaaaaaaaagtattgatatgcgtttataattaaaaatacaatgttcaaatatgattgtctttattttataataagttGGACAACTtccttataataatattttgaatgatGATACCTAGACATATGATCATACACTCAACTCcaagttatttcttttattttttctttcatttcgtCACATGACCTCACCTATTAGGGATTGGTCCGCCACTCTTTTTCCTCGTGTTTTTTAGGAAATATATAGACATTCAAGAGGTGTTTAGAATAGAGATAAAAAGTGAAGGATCTCACTCAAAAACTCATTAAGTAGTTCTCAATCATCAAAGTCACTGATCATTTGATTTGAAACATAGTTAAATAGTATTAATTCTTTTTAGTGAATCATAAGATTCAAATATGTATTATGTCGGAAATGAgtcataataataaacatataaaataaaaaaaaagaataataatacaagtatgatttatatttttaaatattttattaatattttttattttttttcattacatcataaatcttattaattttttttttctttctaaccgTTAGAAATGAATATTCAATGTCCACTAAACATTTTCCTATGAAATATAGGACCACCTAATAATTTTTGGTGTCAATGCAGCATTTGTATCTTTGAGGTGTCCAAAACTCAGGACTCAAACCTTTTATAAGAGGAACATATCCAATACGAGGAGAGGACAGAGCACAGATCACCGACACAAACGcttctgttttgttttgttgatttAGGATGGCCATGCTTGCTTATGAGGCAGCAATAATTGCAGCATTCTTCTGCTTCTTATACTTCTTCCATCGGAGACAATGTTGCAGACACCCTCTCTTCACTGACTTTCCCATCCTTGGCATGCTGCCACAATTACTCTTCAATTTGTGGCGAGCCCATGATTATTCAACTCAGGTGTTGAAACAACGTGGGGGCACCGCTGAGTTCACTGGACCTTGGTTTACCAAAATGAACTGTTTGGTCACTGGTGACCCCATCAACGTGCACCATGTCATGAGCAAGAGCTTCCCCAACTACGTCAAGGGACCCGTGTTCCGCGAGATTTTTCAAGCCTTCGGAGATGGGATTTTCACCGCTGATTCCGAGGCTTGGAAATACAACAGGAATCTCTTCCATTCTCTCTTCAAACACAGAAGCTTTGAGGTGTTTCTGGAGAAAACCATTCACAACAAGGTGCAGAATACCCTCCTTCCAATGTTGGATAATCTACAGCAACAAGGGAGGGTGGTGGATCTTCAAGATGTCTTCAATCGCTTCACCTTCGATAACATATGTTCTATGGTTCTTGGATATGACCCTAGTTGCCTTTCAATTGATTTTCCCGAAGTTGAAATTGAGAAGGCTTTTAACCAAGCGGAAGAGTCCATATTCTACAGACAAATAGTGCCAATATGCTTTTGGAAGCTCCAGAAATGGCTTCAAATTGGTCAAGAGAAGAAGATGACAGAAGCATGCAAAACACTTAATCAATTCATACATGCATGTATAGCATCTAAGAGAGAAGAGCTAAACAAgtacaaagaaaatgaaatgggtGAAGCTCATAAAGACTTGTTAACAGCTTTGATGAGAGAAGGAAAAGCACATGACGATGGATTTCTAAGGGATTCTGTGTTTAATCTATTTGTGGCTGGAAGAGATACCATAACTTCAGCTCTCACGTGGTTCTTTTGGCTTGTTGCTACAAACCCCTTAGTAGAAGCCAAGATTCTGGAAGAGATAAAAGAACAGTTTGAAACCAATGAGAAGATGCTTGGGGTTTTAACGGTGGAGGAGGTGAAAAAGTTAGTTTATCTGCATGGTGCTATATGTGAAGCATTGAGGCTTTTTCCTCCTATACCTTTTGAGCGCAAGCTAGCAATTAAAGCTGATGTGCTTCCTAGTGGCCATAGTGTTAATTCCAGAACaatgatattattttctttgtatGCAATGGGAAGATTTGAAGAAACATGGGGGAAAGATTGTTTGGAATTCAAACCAGAGAGGTGGATCTCAGAGAAAAGAAGTATTGTTTATGTGCCATCTTACAAATTCATTGCTTTTAATGCAGGACCTAGGACTTGCTTGGGTAAAGATTTGTCCTTCTTTCAAATGAAGATGGTGGCAGCTGCTATTTTGAGCAATTACCGTGTCCAAGTGGTGGAAGGTTACGTTGCTACCCCAAGCCTTTCAATTGTTCTTCTTATGAAGGATGGTTTGAAGGTAAAGATAACGAAAAGAGAAATTTAGTTTGACGTGAGAATTCTGGTATCAAAAGTGCAAAAGAGTGTTGAAGCCAATGTGTCTTTACAGTCTTGTCTTTGTGTTAGCAAACCTAGCAATGTACAATTAGATGCATTTTGCTTCATAAATAAATTGGAAATAAACTCTATTGTTTCAATCACTTTATTATAATAGACGTGTGTCTacttagataaaaataaaaaataaaagaacgaACAGTTAGTAGTTGATGAGAAAAATGTTCCTAGGCATGACATTTCTACCTAAACTTACTCTATATGGATATCCGTAAAAAATGTCCTCAATGGATAGAGTAAATATCTATTTAATAGAGATGGGGAAAAGACCGAGTACTTGGAAAATTTAGTTAAATGGGGATGGGTGCATATATACatactatatataaaagaaaaatgtttcataTAGACATTTTGATATGTTATCCTACAtgagagaaaacaaaatatatgtataatagcttttatgatataataagaaggaaaagataaaaagaaatgagATCACTCTTATAAAAAAGGTTTTAACATCGTCTAATCAATattggttttctcaaaaataatattgaaataaatacggtgacattttaaaatttaagtggaACATTTtgacattgatttttttgaaaaatcaatgttaaaaatGTTTGAGAGAAAAATTTACTAATATATACTCACTTATTCTTACAAGCAGTATGTTGACAGTCTATACTTTGaatgtattttaagaaaaattataactatagCTTGCTAATATATTTCTCTTCAGAAATAAGTGGATGTACCTAACAAATCACatttactaatatatatttacttattttttaagaataatactTTAAAAAGCTACACCCGGATGTATTTTAATATTAGTTGTAGTTGTTATCACTCttgttaaaaaaacaagtataagttaataaatcatatata
This genomic interval from Glycine max cultivar Williams 82 chromosome 5, Glycine_max_v4.0, whole genome shotgun sequence contains the following:
- the LOC100779590 gene encoding alkane hydroxylase MAH1 translates to MAMLAYEAAIIAAFFCFLYFFHRRQCCRHPLFTDFPILGMLPQLLFNLWRAHDYSTQVLKQRGGTAEFTGPWFTKMNCLVTGDPINVHHVMSKSFPNYVKGPVFREIFQAFGDGIFTADSEAWKYNRNLFHSLFKHRSFEVFLEKTIHNKVQNTLLPMLDNLQQQGRVVDLQDVFNRFTFDNICSMVLGYDPSCLSIDFPEVEIEKAFNQAEESIFYRQIVPICFWKLQKWLQIGQEKKMTEACKTLNQFIHACIASKREELNKYKENEMGEAHKDLLTALMREGKAHDDGFLRDSVFNLFVAGRDTITSALTWFFWLVATNPLVEAKILEEIKEQFETNEKMLGVLTVEEVKKLVYLHGAICEALRLFPPIPFERKLAIKADVLPSGHSVNSRTMILFSLYAMGRFEETWGKDCLEFKPERWISEKRSIVYVPSYKFIAFNAGPRTCLGKDLSFFQMKMVAAAILSNYRVQVVEGYVATPSLSIVLLMKDGLKVKITKREI